Genomic window (Acidobacteriota bacterium):
GAACTTCGGGTCGGCGGACGATCCGACGATGACCTCCGTTCCGCGGGGGGCCATGCGCTGCACGACCAGTGTCGCATCGGCGTCGTGGGGCGCCGCGGCGGCCATCATCTCGGCGGCGGCAGCGGCGACGGCCTCCGCGTCTGCCAGCTTCAGTCGCACGCCGCCGACATCCGACTTGTGCGTGAGGCGCGACGAGTTCACCTTGACCGCGACGGGGAATCCGACCGCCTCTGCCGCCTGCGCGGCCTCGGCGGCGTTCGAGGCCTCGCGCCAGGGGGCAACGGGCACGCCGCACGCCTCGACCACGCGCTGCGCCTCGGCGAGCGTCAGGTTCTCGCGCCCGTCGCTCCTGACCCCGTCGAGGGTGGTCCTGATCGTCGCGCGGTCGAAGTCGTCGAAGCTCGGAATCGTACCGGCCGGCCTTGCCAGCCACTGGCGGTAGCGGACGAGCGCGTGGAGCGCCTGCGCGGCCTCCTCCGGGAACGTGAACACCGGCAGCCGCGCGGCCTTCAGCTTCCCGATGGCCGGCTTGGAGCTGACCTTGCCCATGAAGCAGACCAGCACGGGCTTGTCGGTGCCCTCGACGCCTCGCATGATGCCCTCGGCGATCTTGAGGCTGTCGAACATCTCGAGCGACGTGAAGATGACGATGATGGCGTCGACGTTGGGGTCGGCGGTCACGGCGCCGAGACAGACCTCGTACTGTTCTTCGCGAGCCGACGCGATCATGTCGACCGGGTTGACGACACTCGCCTCGGCGGCGACCACCTGGCGCATGCGCTGCTGAGTCGCCTCGGCGAGCGGCGGGACCTCGAGGCCGAGTTGCACGCACGTGTCGGTCGCGAGGATCGCGGGCCCGCCCGAGTTCGTGACGATGGCCACGCGGTTGCCGCGAGGCAGCGGCTGGGTCGCGAGCACGGAGGCCTGCACGAACATCTCCTCGATGGAGTTGGCCCTGAGCACGCCGCACTGCGCGAGCAGCGATTCGACCGCGACGTCCGCGCCGGCGAGCGAGCCCGTGTGCGACACCGCGGCGCGCGCCCCGGCGGCCGTGCGCCCGGACTTCATCGCGATGATGGGCTTCTTCTGCGTCACGCGCCGCGCGATCTGCACGAACCGTTGCGGGTTGCCGAAGCTCTCGAGGTACATCAGGATGACGCGCGTGTTCGGGTCGTCCTCCCAGTACTCGAGCAGGTCGTTGCCCGAGACGTCGGCCTTGTTCCCGAGCGAGACGAACATCGACAGCCCGAGTCCGAGCTGGGTCATGAGGGCGAGAATCGCCTCGCCGAGCGCGCCGGACTGCGACGAGAACGCGATGGTGCCCGAGAGCGGTTCCGTGGTCGCCGAGAAGGTGGCCTGCAGCCGCACGTCGGACGCGGTGTTGATGACGCCCATGCAGTTGGGGCCGACCATGCGCATCCCGTAGCGGTGCACGACGTCCACCAGCTCCTGCTCGAGCTCCAGGCCGCCCTCACCCACCTCCTTGAACCCGGCGGTGATCACCACGAGGCCCTTCACCCCCTTGCGTCCGCACGCTTCGACCTGCTCGGCGACGAACCGTTTGGGGACGGCGATCACGGCAAGGTCCACGGGATCGGGAATCGCGTCGACCGTCGGGTAGCACTTGAGGGAATGGACGACGTCGGCGCGCGGATTGACCGGGAAGATCTGGCCCTGGAACTCGTACTGCAGCAGGTTGTGCAGGAGTTCCCAGCCAATGGAGTGACGTTCGCGGGAAGCGCCGATCAGGGCCACCGATCGCGGCCTGAAGATGGCATCGAGCGGAACACGCGGTCCGGTCATGGCCGAGATTATACGTGCGCCGGCGGTGGCGCCGGTGGCCGGACGGCCCAGCCGGCCGACGGTGATGAATCGGGGTAAACTATCGGCCGGCCGGCCGTCGCGTCGTTCGCGCCTGGCGGCTCACCGTGCCAGCTCATGGACCTGAGTGCGCTCGCCACCGACCTCTACCAGCTCACCATGGCGGCGGGATACGATGCCGCCGGCCTTCGCCAGCGCGTCACCTTCGAGCTGTTCGTCCGCGCGCTGCCGCAGAACCGCGCGTTTCTCGTCGTGGCCGGTCTCGAGCAGGCGCTCGACTATCTCGAGGCGCTCAGGTTCGAACCCGAAGAGCTCGCCTGGCTGCGCGAGACGCCGAACCTCCGTGGGCTGCCGCCGGCGTTCTTCGACCGCACGCTCGCGAACCTGCGCTTCACGGGCGACGTGTGGGCCGTGCCCGAGGGAACACCCGTCTTCGGTCACGAGCCGCTGCTCAGGGTGACGGCGCCCCACATCGAAGCGCAGCTCGTCGAAACGGCCCTGCTCACGGTCGTCACCTTCCAGACGTCGATTGCCAGCAAGGCCGCGCGCGTGGTCCACGCGGCGGCCGGCCGGGACGTCATGGAGTTCGGCAGCCGTCGCGCGCACGGCCCGGAAGCGGCGATGCTCGCCGCGCGCGCCGCGTACATCAGCGGGTGCACGTCCACGTCGAACGTCGAAGCCGGGTACCGCTTCGGCGTCCCGCTCGCCGGCACGATGGCACATTCGTGGGTGACGTCGTTCGAGGACGAGATCGAGGCCTTCCGCCGGTACGCGGAGGTGTTCGGGCCACGGGCCATCTTCCTCATCGACACCTACGACCCGATCGACGCGGCGCGGCGCATCGTCTCGAGTGGCTTGCGGCCGAGGGCGGTCCGTCTCGACAGCGGCGATCTCGTGGCCCTGTCCTGCGAGGTTCGACGGATTCTCGACGCGGGCGGCCTCACGGCCACGCGCATCCTCGCGAGCGGCGACCTCGACGAGTGGTCGATTGAGGCCATCCTCGCCGCCGGCGCTCCCGTCGACGGGTTCGGCGTGGGCACGGCGCTCGCGACCTCCCGCGATGCGCCCGCGCTCGGCGGAGTCTACAAGCAGGTCGAGGTCGAGCGCGACGGGCGGCTCGTGCCGGTCATGAAGCTCGGCGGGGGCAAGACGACCGCGCCGGGTCGCAAGCAGGTGTGGCGACAGCTCGCCGACGGCACCGCCGCGGGCGACGTGGTCGGGCTCGCCGACGAGCCGCCGCCGCCGGGTGCCCTGCCGCTGCTCGAGCCCGCGATGGCCGGAGGCCGGCGCGTCGCGCCCTCGCCCGGACTCGACGCCGTCCGCGCGCGTCACCGCCAAGGCATCGCCGCGCTGCCCGACTGCCTGAAGCCGCTCGACGCGCCGTGTACCTACCAGGTGACCCGGTCGGCGGCGCTCGAGACCTTGACCGCGCGCACGCACGGACATCTCCTTCGCGAGCAGCCATGAGCGTGGCGCACCCCGCCGTCGTCCCCGCCGCCCCACGCGACACCGCCCAGGCCCGCCTGCCAGACGGCCGCCGCTTCGAGGCGCCTCCCGGCACGCCGCTGGGCGAGGTGCTCATCACGGCCTCGCCGGGCGGTCCGCCGCCCGTCGCTGCCATCGTGAACGGCCGGCTGGCCGAACTGTCCGACACGCTCGACGTCGACGTCGACCTCGTGCCGGTGACGACGGCGGACGCCGACGGCATGCGCATCTATCGGCGCTCGCTCGTCGCGCTGCTCGTCACGGCATCGG
Coding sequences:
- a CDS encoding acetate--CoA ligase family protein, producing the protein MTGPRVPLDAIFRPRSVALIGASRERHSIGWELLHNLLQYEFQGQIFPVNPRADVVHSLKCYPTVDAIPDPVDLAVIAVPKRFVAEQVEACGRKGVKGLVVITAGFKEVGEGGLELEQELVDVVHRYGMRMVGPNCMGVINTASDVRLQATFSATTEPLSGTIAFSSQSGALGEAILALMTQLGLGLSMFVSLGNKADVSGNDLLEYWEDDPNTRVILMYLESFGNPQRFVQIARRVTQKKPIIAMKSGRTAAGARAAVSHTGSLAGADVAVESLLAQCGVLRANSIEEMFVQASVLATQPLPRGNRVAIVTNSGGPAILATDTCVQLGLEVPPLAEATQQRMRQVVAAEASVVNPVDMIASAREEQYEVCLGAVTADPNVDAIIVIFTSLEMFDSLKIAEGIMRGVEGTDKPVLVCFMGKVSSKPAIGKLKAARLPVFTFPEEAAQALHALVRYRQWLARPAGTIPSFDDFDRATIRTTLDGVRSDGRENLTLAEAQRVVEACGVPVAPWREASNAAEAAQAAEAVGFPVAVKVNSSRLTHKSDVGGVRLKLADAEAVAAAAAEMMAAAAPHDADATLVVQRMAPRGTEVIVGSSADPKFGHLMMFGLGGIFVEILKDVAFRVHPISDLDAHEMLEGIKSAPILKGARGHAPVDAGVLREILLRFNQLLTVFPEIEEFDLNPFIAGPDRASSMAVDARMRLKRA
- a CDS encoding nicotinate phosphoribosyltransferase, whose amino-acid sequence is MDLSALATDLYQLTMAAGYDAAGLRQRVTFELFVRALPQNRAFLVVAGLEQALDYLEALRFEPEELAWLRETPNLRGLPPAFFDRTLANLRFTGDVWAVPEGTPVFGHEPLLRVTAPHIEAQLVETALLTVVTFQTSIASKAARVVHAAAGRDVMEFGSRRAHGPEAAMLAARAAYISGCTSTSNVEAGYRFGVPLAGTMAHSWVTSFEDEIEAFRRYAEVFGPRAIFLIDTYDPIDAARRIVSSGLRPRAVRLDSGDLVALSCEVRRILDAGGLTATRILASGDLDEWSIEAILAAGAPVDGFGVGTALATSRDAPALGGVYKQVEVERDGRLVPVMKLGGGKTTAPGRKQVWRQLADGTAAGDVVGLADEPPPPGALPLLEPAMAGGRRVAPSPGLDAVRARHRQGIAALPDCLKPLDAPCTYQVTRSAALETLTARTHGHLLREQP